A genome region from Nocardiopsis exhalans includes the following:
- a CDS encoding glycoside hydrolase family 2 protein: protein MTAWFDLHDGWKLTALPHGGILAEQASGVGEVTATVPGCVHTDLLDHGLIADPYLDDNEDRLGWIGRTDWRYTRSLAAEAEALDGTAERVDLVCAGLDTVATVRVGGREVGRSANMHRSYRFDATEALAEGGADPALEVEFASPYRYAEANRERMGLLPGAYDEPYQYIRKMACNFGWDWGPTLVTSGIWRPIRLHAWSTARLASVRPLVSVSEDGSLGRVGVRVAVERTGPGTDVPLTLAATVAGETTTVAVPAGETEAALELVVADPGLWWPRGHGDQPLHDLTVELSAAEPGADQSILDTWTRRIGFRNVAVHSAPDQHGAAFALRVNGRDVLVKGANWIPDDTFPSRIGRGRYRERIDQAAEAGINLLRVWGGGIYESEDFYELCSEHGMLVWQDFLFACAAYPEDEPLATEVEAEARDAVVRLAPHPSLAVWCGNNENIWGHEDWGWKEQLDGRAWGAGYYLDVLPRVVAELDPTRPYWPGSPYSEAEGVHPNEATHGTMHLWDVWNEVDYTVYRDHRPRFAAEFGYQAPPAHSTLRGSVTDAPLTSTSPGVLHHQKAIDGNGKLARGLAAHFGDRDWSYDDWHYLTQVNQARALTVGIEHFRSTWPYCTGTVMWQINDCWPVTSWAAVDGAGLRKPLWYALRRVYADRVATVQPVSGGGLAVVLGNDTDQEWSTEVTVVRRDFDTGRALSASAHPVRVAPRGALRIPVPEGVARAQDPAREVLTADGAGERAWWFFSRDHELDYRKPEFDVETRVDGADLRVKVRARVLLRDLVLNVDRLDPGVSADSALVTLLPGESHTFTVPGGAGLDPEAVTAPPVLKCVNDSLAN, encoded by the coding sequence ATGACCGCGTGGTTCGACCTACACGACGGCTGGAAGCTGACGGCGCTGCCCCACGGGGGCATCCTGGCGGAGCAAGCCTCCGGCGTCGGCGAGGTGACCGCCACTGTGCCGGGCTGTGTCCACACGGACCTGCTCGACCACGGCCTGATCGCCGACCCCTACCTGGACGACAACGAGGACCGTCTGGGCTGGATCGGGCGCACGGACTGGAGGTACACGCGCTCCCTGGCGGCCGAGGCCGAGGCCTTGGACGGCACGGCGGAACGCGTGGACCTGGTCTGTGCCGGTCTGGACACCGTCGCCACCGTCCGGGTCGGTGGCCGGGAGGTCGGTCGCTCCGCCAACATGCACCGCTCGTACCGTTTCGACGCCACCGAGGCGCTGGCCGAAGGCGGCGCGGACCCCGCTCTGGAGGTGGAGTTCGCCTCGCCGTACCGGTACGCGGAGGCCAACCGGGAGCGGATGGGCCTCCTCCCCGGCGCCTACGACGAGCCGTACCAGTACATCCGCAAGATGGCCTGCAACTTCGGCTGGGACTGGGGCCCGACCCTGGTGACCTCCGGGATCTGGCGGCCGATCCGGCTGCACGCCTGGTCCACGGCGCGGCTGGCCTCGGTCCGGCCGCTGGTGTCGGTCTCCGAGGACGGCTCGCTGGGCCGGGTCGGCGTGCGGGTGGCGGTGGAGCGGACCGGGCCCGGGACGGACGTTCCCCTCACCCTGGCCGCGACGGTGGCGGGGGAGACCACCACCGTCGCCGTGCCCGCGGGCGAGACGGAGGCCGCCCTGGAACTGGTGGTCGCCGACCCCGGGCTGTGGTGGCCGCGCGGTCACGGCGACCAGCCGTTGCACGACCTCACCGTGGAGCTGTCCGCCGCCGAACCCGGTGCGGATCAGAGCATCCTCGACACCTGGACGCGCCGGATCGGGTTCCGGAACGTGGCCGTGCACAGCGCGCCCGACCAGCACGGGGCCGCCTTCGCCCTGCGCGTCAACGGCCGCGACGTCCTGGTCAAGGGCGCCAACTGGATTCCCGACGACACCTTTCCCAGCAGGATCGGCCGCGGCCGCTACCGGGAGCGGATCGACCAGGCCGCCGAGGCCGGGATCAACCTGCTGCGGGTCTGGGGCGGCGGGATCTACGAGTCCGAGGACTTCTACGAACTCTGCTCCGAACACGGGATGCTCGTCTGGCAGGACTTCCTCTTCGCCTGCGCCGCCTACCCCGAGGACGAGCCGCTGGCCACCGAGGTCGAGGCCGAGGCGCGGGACGCGGTCGTGCGGCTGGCCCCGCACCCCAGCCTCGCCGTGTGGTGCGGCAACAACGAGAACATCTGGGGGCACGAGGACTGGGGCTGGAAGGAACAGCTCGACGGCCGGGCCTGGGGCGCCGGGTACTACCTGGACGTGCTGCCGCGCGTGGTCGCCGAACTCGACCCCACCCGCCCCTACTGGCCGGGCAGCCCCTACTCCGAGGCGGAGGGCGTCCACCCCAACGAGGCGACCCACGGCACCATGCACCTGTGGGACGTGTGGAACGAGGTCGACTACACCGTCTACCGCGACCACCGGCCCCGGTTCGCCGCCGAGTTCGGCTACCAGGCACCGCCCGCCCACTCCACCCTGCGGGGTTCGGTGACGGACGCCCCGCTCACCTCGACCTCGCCCGGTGTGCTGCACCACCAGAAGGCGATCGACGGCAACGGCAAGCTGGCCCGCGGACTGGCCGCGCACTTCGGTGACCGCGACTGGTCCTACGACGACTGGCACTACCTCACCCAGGTCAACCAGGCGCGCGCCCTGACCGTGGGTATCGAGCACTTCCGCTCCACCTGGCCGTACTGCACCGGCACGGTCATGTGGCAGATCAACGACTGCTGGCCGGTCACCTCGTGGGCCGCGGTGGACGGGGCAGGGCTGCGCAAGCCCCTGTGGTACGCGCTGCGCCGCGTGTACGCGGACCGGGTGGCTACCGTCCAGCCGGTCTCCGGCGGTGGACTGGCGGTGGTCCTGGGCAACGACACCGACCAGGAGTGGTCCACCGAGGTGACGGTGGTTCGCCGCGACTTCGACACCGGCCGTGCCCTGTCGGCCTCGGCGCATCCGGTCCGGGTGGCGCCCCGCGGCGCGCTGCGGATCCCGGTGCCCGAGGGGGTCGCGCGGGCCCAGGACCCCGCCCGTGAGGTGCTGACCGCCGACGGCGCGGGAGAGCGGGCCTGGTGGTTCTTCTCCCGTGACCATGAACTCGACTACCGAAAACCCGAATTCGACGTGGAAACGCGGGTGGACGGTGCCGATTTGCGGGTGAAGGTCCGGGCGCGTGTGCTCTTGCGGGATCTGGTCCTGAACGTGGACCGGCTCGACCCCGGGGTGAGCGCGGACAGCGCCCTGGTGACCCTGCTGCCGGGGGAGTCCCACACCTTCACGGTGCCGGGCGGTGCCGGGCTCGACCCGGAGGCGGTCACGGCGCCACCCGTGCTGAAGTGCGTCAACGACTCCCTCGCAAACTAG
- a CDS encoding ATP-binding cassette domain-containing protein, translating into MLELSHVHKVYRVGAFGGARLRAVRDVSLTVEPGEVVSLIGESGSGKSTIGKMVLGLTGVSSGSIVFEGKDVSRIRGFSAKKEYYRRVQGVFQDPFSSFNPIFKADRVFAMIRSSYFPGVSDADWKQKVLDVIGTVRLDPDNVLNKYPHQLSGGQLQRLLIARALLLDIRLLVADEIISMLDASTRIDVLNLLGDLKERGLGILFVTHDLSLGNYVSDKSVILRKGAIAEMGPTRRVFENPLHPYSRHLLSCVPQLHRTWAEVDAELAANPPEDVALPTVEEGDDSAPLTEAEEGHFVGIDQR; encoded by the coding sequence GTGCTGGAACTGAGCCACGTGCACAAGGTGTACCGGGTGGGCGCGTTCGGCGGAGCGAGGCTTCGCGCCGTGCGCGACGTCAGTCTGACGGTCGAGCCCGGTGAGGTGGTCTCGCTGATCGGCGAGAGCGGCAGCGGCAAGAGCACCATCGGCAAGATGGTGCTCGGCCTGACCGGGGTCAGCTCCGGAAGCATCGTCTTCGAGGGCAAGGACGTCTCGCGGATCCGCGGGTTCTCGGCGAAGAAGGAGTACTACCGGAGGGTGCAGGGGGTCTTTCAGGACCCGTTCAGCTCCTTCAACCCGATCTTCAAGGCCGATCGGGTGTTCGCGATGATCCGCTCGTCCTACTTCCCCGGGGTGTCGGACGCGGACTGGAAGCAGAAGGTCCTGGACGTGATCGGCACGGTCCGTCTGGACCCCGACAACGTACTCAACAAGTACCCCCACCAGCTCAGCGGCGGGCAGCTCCAGCGGCTGCTCATCGCGCGGGCGCTGCTGCTCGACATCAGGCTGCTGGTGGCGGACGAGATCATCAGCATGCTGGACGCCTCCACCCGCATCGACGTGCTCAACCTGCTGGGCGACCTCAAGGAGCGGGGCCTGGGCATCCTGTTCGTCACGCACGACCTCTCGCTCGGCAACTACGTGAGCGACAAGTCCGTGATCCTGCGCAAGGGCGCCATCGCCGAGATGGGGCCCACCCGGAGGGTGTTCGAGAACCCGTTGCACCCCTACAGCCGACACCTGTTGTCGTGCGTTCCCCAGCTGCACCGCACCTGGGCGGAGGTGGACGCGGAGCTGGCGGCCAACCCACCCGAAGACGTAGCCCTGCCCACGGTCGAGGAGGGTGACGACTCCGCGCCGCTCACCGAGGCCGAGGAGGGGCACTTCGTCGGCATCGACCAGCGCTGA
- a CDS encoding ABC transporter ATP-binding protein has product MTLRVNDLKVYYQTLRGDVHALDGVNFDLADGEIMGLAGESGCGKTTLGKSLIRLDGRMRHVGGTIELDGKNVPIADDRAMSPFRYHEISLIPQYAMSALNPTRKIGRMINELLRSRGVRPATVAKELNRRLELVGLDPDVLHRFPLELSGGMKQRVVMVMATLLNPSLLIADEATSALDVSTQRSVVESMVEFRDRGYVKSMIFVTHDISLVYQMADTVMVMYAGRIAEKAPASTIINDPQHPYTKMLIGALPEVGTTTADTRLEGIPGTPPGLLKPPTGCRFKDRCPIASEECSETPPLVEIDPGHWAACWKTGR; this is encoded by the coding sequence ATGACCCTGCGCGTCAACGACCTGAAGGTCTACTACCAGACCCTGCGCGGGGACGTCCACGCCCTCGACGGGGTGAACTTCGACCTCGCCGACGGGGAGATCATGGGCCTGGCCGGTGAGTCCGGCTGCGGCAAGACCACCCTCGGCAAGAGCCTGATCCGGCTGGACGGCCGAATGCGGCACGTGGGCGGCACGATCGAGCTGGACGGCAAGAACGTGCCCATCGCCGACGATCGCGCGATGAGCCCGTTCCGCTACCACGAGATCTCACTCATCCCGCAGTACGCGATGAGCGCGCTCAACCCGACCCGCAAGATCGGGCGGATGATCAACGAGCTGTTGCGTTCACGCGGAGTGCGCCCCGCCACGGTCGCCAAGGAGCTCAACCGGCGCCTGGAACTGGTCGGACTCGACCCCGACGTGCTCCACCGGTTCCCGCTCGAGCTCTCCGGCGGGATGAAGCAGCGCGTGGTCATGGTCATGGCCACCCTGCTCAACCCGTCCCTGCTCATCGCGGACGAGGCGACCTCGGCCCTTGACGTGTCCACCCAGCGCTCGGTGGTCGAGTCCATGGTGGAGTTCCGCGACCGCGGCTACGTCAAGAGCATGATCTTCGTGACCCACGACATCTCGCTCGTCTACCAGATGGCCGACACGGTCATGGTGATGTACGCGGGCCGGATCGCCGAGAAGGCCCCGGCGAGCACGATCATCAACGACCCGCAGCACCCCTACACCAAGATGCTCATCGGTGCGCTGCCGGAGGTCGGCACGACCACGGCGGACACCCGCTTGGAGGGCATCCCCGGCACCCCGCCCGGGCTGCTGAAACCGCCCACGGGCTGCCGGTTCAAGGACCGCTGCCCCATCGCCTCGGAGGAGTGCTCCGAGACGCCGCCGTTGGTGGAGATCGACCCCGGCCACTGGGCCGCCTGCTGGAAGACGGGGAGGTAG
- a CDS encoding ABC transporter permease, whose protein sequence is MSNIPGAPGAVDPATAPEPVGERKVSETLHFARRNPKLLIGSGIVLGLLLLGLIGPLFVTEGPNVYIGPQSQPPSSEYWMGTTSFGQDIWAQFVHGLRSTFITGALGGGIAFVVGTTVGFVAGYKGGLVDEILNMLTNVVLVLPALVVLIVAVAYLDVRGLVVQALFIGLTSWPWAARAVRSQALSLATRDYVDLARLSGRRTWRIITTEIAPNMSSYLVMSFILLFGGAVLIAAGLDFIGLGPTGGVSLGLMLESAVQWSALQLGMWWWFIPPGAAITLLVGSMYILNVGLDEVFNPKLREL, encoded by the coding sequence ATGAGCAACATCCCCGGGGCCCCCGGAGCGGTCGACCCCGCCACCGCGCCCGAACCCGTCGGCGAGCGCAAGGTCTCCGAGACCCTGCACTTCGCCCGACGCAACCCCAAACTGCTCATCGGCTCGGGCATCGTCCTCGGCCTTCTGCTGCTCGGCCTCATCGGTCCGCTCTTCGTCACCGAGGGGCCCAACGTCTACATCGGACCGCAGAGCCAGCCCCCCAGCTCCGAGTACTGGATGGGAACCACCTCGTTCGGCCAGGACATCTGGGCCCAGTTCGTCCACGGCCTGCGCTCCACCTTCATCACCGGAGCCCTCGGCGGCGGCATCGCCTTCGTCGTCGGTACGACGGTCGGATTCGTCGCCGGGTACAAGGGCGGCCTCGTCGACGAGATCCTCAACATGCTCACCAACGTGGTGCTGGTCCTTCCGGCGCTCGTGGTGCTCATCGTCGCCGTCGCCTACCTCGATGTTCGAGGCCTGGTCGTGCAGGCCCTGTTCATCGGTCTGACGTCCTGGCCCTGGGCGGCCCGGGCGGTCCGCTCACAGGCCCTGTCCCTGGCCACCCGGGACTACGTCGACCTGGCCCGGCTCAGCGGCCGCCGGACCTGGAGGATCATCACCACCGAGATCGCTCCCAACATGAGCTCCTACCTGGTGATGTCGTTCATCCTCCTCTTCGGAGGGGCCGTGCTCATCGCCGCCGGACTCGACTTCATCGGCCTCGGTCCCACCGGTGGTGTCTCGCTGGGGCTGATGCTGGAGAGCGCGGTCCAGTGGAGCGCCCTGCAACTCGGGATGTGGTGGTGGTTCATCCCACCGGGCGCCGCGATCACCCTCCTGGTCGGCTCGATGTACATCCTCAACGTCGGGTTGGACGAGGTCTTCAACCCCAAGCTGCGGGAGCTGTGA
- a CDS encoding ABC transporter permease: MWRYMGRKLGFYGLTFVIAVTINWMIPRFMPGDPVRSMLNRASISDPEALERMTTYYNEVFGLDTPLHQQYFAFWAGLFRGDLGVSVWLYPEPVTDIILRHVPYTLGLLIPAIVLSWIVGNHFGAFAARGKVLDNTLLPVGYVLTATPYMWMALLLLWALGVMGGFFPTAGGYGFALTPSWSWPFFLNLVTHWFLPFLSMFIVGLGGWAIGMRNMIIYELEADYSNYLQALGAPRRLIRRYAFRNAMLPQITGLAVQLGTIIAGALLTEIVFTYPGLGTLILRSLNNNDLFLLQGIFLFVVIGVLIANFIIDIIYVLVDPRTRVQMTGGSS, encoded by the coding sequence GTGTGGCGTTACATGGGTCGCAAGCTGGGCTTCTACGGCCTCACCTTCGTGATCGCGGTCACCATCAACTGGATGATTCCGCGGTTCATGCCGGGTGACCCCGTACGCAGCATGCTCAACAGGGCCTCGATCTCCGATCCGGAGGCCCTGGAACGAATGACCACCTACTACAACGAGGTCTTCGGCCTCGACACCCCGCTCCACCAGCAGTACTTCGCGTTCTGGGCGGGCCTCTTCCGAGGGGACCTGGGCGTCAGTGTGTGGCTCTATCCCGAGCCGGTCACCGACATCATCCTGCGTCACGTCCCCTACACCCTGGGCCTGCTGATCCCCGCCATCGTGCTGAGCTGGATCGTGGGCAACCACTTCGGTGCCTTCGCCGCCCGAGGCAAGGTCCTCGACAACACCCTGCTGCCGGTCGGCTACGTCCTGACCGCCACCCCGTACATGTGGATGGCCCTGCTGCTGCTCTGGGCTCTGGGTGTCATGGGCGGGTTCTTCCCCACCGCGGGCGGTTACGGCTTCGCGCTCACGCCCTCATGGTCGTGGCCGTTCTTCCTGAACCTGGTCACCCACTGGTTCCTGCCGTTCCTGTCCATGTTCATCGTGGGTCTGGGCGGCTGGGCGATCGGCATGCGCAACATGATCATCTACGAGCTGGAGGCGGACTACTCCAACTACCTCCAGGCGCTGGGCGCCCCCCGTCGACTGATCCGCCGGTACGCGTTCCGGAACGCGATGCTGCCGCAGATCACCGGGCTCGCGGTTCAACTGGGCACGATCATCGCCGGAGCGCTGCTCACCGAGATCGTGTTCACCTATCCGGGGCTGGGCACCCTCATCCTCAGATCGCTGAACAACAACGACCTGTTCCTGCTGCAGGGGATCTTCCTCTTCGTGGTCATCGGTGTGCTGATCGCCAACTTCATCATCGACATCATCTACGTCCTGGTCGACCCGCGCACGCGCGTCCAGATGACGGGAGGCTCGTCATGA
- a CDS encoding ABC transporter substrate-binding protein produces MKSLRLPAALAALVMVASACSGEGGEGGSGGYPRDETLYTVGTSWGPPVNWNPIMRGQYAVGTMGLAYEPLFHYDAEEGDYVPWLAESDEWPAEDTHVITLRDGMTWSDGEPIVAQDVVTTLEIGQLDVSYSNIWNFIEDVEATDDLEVTVTFSDTRPQEWMNWAYSHGIVPDHIWGEKSQEEITDDTNSDPVGSGPYLYETHADDRMVWKRNDDWWGTEALGLEMKPTYIVDIVVESNEASMNLVRSGDVDISNNFLPGIDQVIDGEEITSYYDGPPFMQSANTAWLVLNHEHEALGDVEFRRALAHAINMDQIVEGPYSNLVEAASPTGLLPQWDDFIDHDLVEAQGYSYNPDEAVAILEEAGYMDENGDGYVETPDGEPISLTLEVPSGWTDWMESASVIADNAQDVGINIEATYPDFNLLVDNRNDGDFDMVVNNERQLSNTPWTYYDYLFQLPLRDQQTTVNFGRYENEEAWDLVQELATVPADDTEGAAEITSRIQEIQLAELPAIPLWYNGLWSQQNNSVWTNWPSESGYHGYAAMWDGWFEIGAIHTLAEIELAE; encoded by the coding sequence ATGAAATCTCTGAGGCTTCCCGCTGCTCTGGCAGCACTGGTGATGGTGGCCAGTGCCTGCTCGGGCGAGGGCGGAGAGGGCGGTTCCGGCGGTTACCCCCGGGACGAGACCCTGTACACCGTGGGCACCTCCTGGGGGCCACCGGTCAACTGGAACCCGATCATGCGCGGGCAGTACGCCGTCGGCACCATGGGGCTGGCCTACGAGCCGCTCTTCCACTACGACGCGGAGGAGGGCGACTACGTCCCCTGGCTCGCTGAGAGCGACGAGTGGCCGGCCGAGGACACCCACGTCATCACCCTGCGCGACGGGATGACCTGGTCCGACGGTGAACCCATCGTCGCCCAGGACGTGGTCACCACCCTGGAGATCGGCCAGTTGGACGTCTCCTACAGCAACATCTGGAACTTCATCGAGGACGTTGAGGCCACCGATGACCTGGAGGTCACGGTCACCTTCTCGGACACCCGACCGCAGGAGTGGATGAACTGGGCCTACAGCCACGGCATCGTCCCGGACCACATCTGGGGGGAGAAGAGCCAGGAGGAGATCACTGACGACACCAACAGTGACCCCGTGGGCAGCGGCCCCTACCTCTACGAGACGCACGCGGACGACCGGATGGTCTGGAAGCGTAACGACGACTGGTGGGGCACCGAGGCCCTCGGCCTGGAAATGAAGCCGACGTACATCGTCGACATCGTGGTCGAGTCCAACGAGGCGTCGATGAACCTGGTGCGTAGCGGGGACGTCGACATCTCGAACAACTTCCTGCCCGGGATCGACCAGGTCATCGACGGCGAGGAAATCACCAGCTACTACGACGGCCCACCCTTCATGCAGTCCGCGAACACCGCATGGCTGGTGCTCAACCACGAGCACGAGGCACTGGGCGACGTGGAGTTCCGTCGGGCCCTGGCACACGCCATCAACATGGACCAGATCGTCGAGGGCCCGTACTCCAACCTCGTCGAGGCCGCCAGTCCCACCGGGCTGCTGCCCCAGTGGGACGACTTCATCGACCACGACCTGGTCGAGGCGCAGGGCTACAGCTACAACCCCGACGAGGCGGTGGCCATCCTCGAAGAGGCCGGATACATGGACGAGAACGGCGACGGCTACGTCGAGACCCCCGACGGCGAACCGATCTCCCTCACCCTGGAGGTCCCCTCGGGCTGGACCGACTGGATGGAGTCGGCCAGCGTCATCGCCGACAACGCCCAGGACGTGGGCATCAACATCGAAGCCACCTACCCGGACTTCAACCTGCTGGTCGACAACCGCAACGACGGCGACTTCGACATGGTGGTCAACAACGAGCGTCAGCTGAGCAACACGCCGTGGACGTACTACGACTACCTCTTCCAGCTCCCGCTGCGTGACCAGCAGACGACGGTCAACTTCGGCCGCTACGAGAACGAGGAGGCCTGGGACCTGGTCCAGGAGCTCGCCACGGTTCCCGCCGACGACACCGAGGGCGCCGCGGAGATCACTTCGCGGATCCAGGAGATCCAGCTGGCCGAGCTTCCGGCGATCCCGCTCTGGTACAACGGCCTCTGGTCCCAGCAGAACAACTCCGTCTGGACCAACTGGCCCAGTGAGAGCGGCTACCACGGCTACGCAGCCATGTGGGACGGATGGTTCGAGATCGGCGCCATCCACACCCTCGCCGAGATCGAACTGGCCGAATAA
- a CDS encoding LacI family DNA-binding transcriptional regulator — protein MRRPTIMDIAKAAGVSKGAVSYALNGRPGVSESTRERILTIANDLGWAPSNPARALAPGGRVGAIGMVVDRPARSLGIEPFFMQLVSGVETELSAQGVDLMLQVAEDVEAELAVYRRWAAERRVDGVVMVDLRVSDPRPEAMGVLPLPAVLLGGPEGAGGLPCLYTDDGVPMREVVHYLAAMGHRRIVRVAGPEEFVHTHSRTEAFRQAAERSGLLQSRTVHADYTGEAGSRTTRRLLAEAEPPTALVYDNDLMALAGLGVAAEMGIEVPSQLSIVAWDDSALCQMVRPSLTAVSRDVVSHGRRVASMLNAVLSGQQVESEETLAGELRPRGSTGPLTV, from the coding sequence ATGCGGCGCCCGACGATCATGGACATCGCCAAGGCGGCCGGGGTGTCCAAGGGGGCGGTTTCCTACGCCCTCAACGGCCGCCCCGGCGTCTCGGAATCCACTCGCGAGCGCATCCTGACCATCGCGAACGACCTGGGCTGGGCGCCGAGCAACCCCGCCCGCGCACTCGCCCCCGGCGGGCGGGTGGGCGCGATCGGCATGGTCGTCGACCGCCCGGCGCGCTCGCTGGGCATCGAACCTTTCTTCATGCAGCTGGTCTCGGGGGTCGAGACCGAGCTGTCCGCCCAGGGGGTCGACCTGATGCTCCAGGTCGCCGAGGACGTCGAGGCGGAGCTGGCGGTCTACCGCCGCTGGGCCGCCGAGCGCCGGGTGGACGGGGTGGTCATGGTGGACCTGCGGGTATCCGACCCCCGCCCCGAGGCGATGGGGGTCCTGCCGCTGCCCGCCGTGCTCCTGGGCGGGCCGGAGGGCGCTGGCGGACTTCCGTGCCTGTACACGGACGACGGGGTGCCGATGCGCGAAGTGGTGCACTACCTCGCCGCGATGGGGCACCGGCGGATCGTGCGGGTGGCCGGACCCGAGGAGTTCGTGCACACCCACAGCCGTACGGAGGCCTTCCGCCAGGCGGCCGAACGGTCCGGGCTGCTCCAGTCGCGCACGGTCCACGCCGACTACACGGGGGAGGCGGGGAGCCGTACGACCAGGCGTCTGCTCGCCGAGGCAGAGCCGCCCACGGCTCTGGTCTACGACAACGACCTGATGGCGCTGGCCGGGCTCGGAGTCGCGGCGGAGATGGGCATCGAGGTGCCCTCCCAGCTGTCGATCGTGGCCTGGGACGACTCCGCGCTCTGTCAGATGGTGCGTCCCTCGCTCACCGCGGTCAGCCGTGACGTGGTGTCCCACGGGCGCCGGGTGGCGTCGATGCTGAACGCGGTCCTCTCGGGGCAGCAGGTCGAGAGCGAGGAGACCTTGGCGGGGGAGCTGCGGCCCCGGGGGAGTACCGGCCCTCTGACGGTCTGA
- a CDS encoding Fpg/Nei family DNA glycosylase, which yields MPEGHTLHRLAAHFDKTFGGGAVRAWSPQGRFAEGAARIDGRVLVESEAHGKHLFLGFDSGEWLRVHLGLYGAWSFGDADGERHLGAPRTEGADRLDLRRDPDGFVLPPDPVGAVRVRLVNSSGWADLRGASACEVITEEDKRAVQDRLGPDPLRADADPERAWRTVSRSRSSLAVLLMRQDVIAGIGNIYRAESLFRAGLDPMTPGRELTRERWDALWADLTGLLQDGVRDGYIITTRPEDRPDPEARPVPRPDTLYVCYRTGDPCRVCSSPVSAAELSGRTLYWCPGCQRPTR from the coding sequence GTGCCTGAGGGCCACACACTGCACCGGTTGGCGGCGCACTTCGACAAGACCTTCGGGGGCGGCGCAGTACGGGCCTGGAGCCCCCAGGGGCGCTTCGCCGAGGGCGCGGCCCGGATCGACGGGCGGGTCCTGGTCGAGAGCGAGGCCCACGGCAAGCACCTGTTCCTCGGCTTCGACTCCGGCGAGTGGCTCCGCGTCCACCTGGGCCTGTACGGGGCCTGGTCCTTCGGGGACGCCGACGGCGAACGCCACCTGGGCGCACCCCGCACCGAGGGTGCCGACCGCCTCGACCTGCGGCGCGACCCCGACGGTTTCGTCCTGCCGCCCGACCCGGTGGGAGCCGTCCGCGTGCGCCTGGTCAACTCCTCGGGCTGGGCCGACCTGCGCGGCGCTTCCGCATGCGAGGTCATCACCGAGGAGGACAAACGCGCGGTCCAGGACCGGCTGGGCCCCGACCCGCTGCGTGCCGACGCCGATCCGGAGCGGGCCTGGCGGACGGTGAGCCGCTCGCGCAGCAGCCTCGCGGTGCTCCTGATGCGCCAGGACGTGATCGCGGGCATCGGCAACATCTACCGCGCCGAATCCCTCTTCCGGGCCGGTCTCGACCCGATGACCCCGGGCCGCGAACTCACCCGGGAGCGGTGGGACGCCCTGTGGGCCGACCTCACCGGGCTGCTCCAGGACGGGGTGCGGGACGGCTACATCATCACCACCCGCCCCGAGGACCGCCCCGACCCCGAAGCCCGTCCGGTGCCCCGGCCGGACACCCTCTACGTCTGCTACCGCACCGGCGATCCCTGCCGGGTGTGCTCCTCGCCGGTCTCGGCCGCGGAGCTGTCCGGGCGCACCCTGTACTGGTGCCCCGGCTGCCAGCGCCCGACACGCTGA